Genomic segment of Drosophila biarmipes strain raj3 chromosome 2L, RU_DBia_V1.1, whole genome shotgun sequence:
AAGAAAGGCTGAAGAACGGAAGTACTTTGACATATAGTATACCTACATGAAGGTCTGTGATATCTTTTAGatacattaaatttaaaacattcaaATTCTATTCAATAAAGATTAGAATGTTGaatgttttaaattcaataaagaTTAGAATGttgaatgttttaaatttaatgtatCTAAAAGATATCATAGACCTTCGTGTAGGTATAATATATGTCAATGTAAATACCTCTTGAATCATTCTTCTTGGTCCGTTCCtgacatatttatatttttaatcaaatttttgacGTGAAgatcatatattttaatgcagattgcAGCAAAATAATTCCACAAAACTTTAaagattttccattttataaTCCCAGTTTTATAGACCGAAATATAGGTTTTTTTGCAAACCCTCCTGAGCATTTAAGAGCATTTTCTTGAGTTTAAGAAGTTCTTTCCCTGTGTGCAGTTTATCTGTgcagttaaaaatattaagaatatCCTAAAAGCGTTTTAAAAACAATCTTAATTTGTAAGGGATACCTTACCTTACCTTGGTTTCATGAGGTTCGCTTTCAATCGCGATCGCGAGTAAGTTTCCATGCTCTATGACATTCAGGGTTTTGAGCTTTTGAAGCTCGGACCGGTTCTCTCTGAGCTGCGCCTGCGCAGCCGTCTCAGTGCAATATCAACAATTCCAACAGTTTCAACAAGTCAGAGCGAAAGCAGGCATATGGAGACTTCTGGGCGTTAAAACCCAATCCCGAACCAAGCCGATCGCACAGTTTAGTCCGAGACGTAGACGCGTGCGCACCGCCGTTGTTCCTGGTGAGTTCCTGGCgatttctcccagtgtagTGCCGATGTCAATGTGGAAAACCCCGTCAACGGAGTGAGCAGTGAATCGACGCCGCTTAACTTTAAAGTGCCGGAAAGCATATTAATTtgcaatattaaaataatctaTCTGTCCGCTCAGGTTTATGTCGGCTAACGAAATGGCGTTTGtgaaaatttgcatatttgctTTGGCTCTGGCCGTGGGTAAGTGTGGAAAAAGCTCTTAATTGCATTTGCCAATTAATGATACGTCAATAGCAAGCCCTGATGGCCCCCGCTGCATGAAACTCTATTTGAATAATGCGCTGGTGCCGTGACTTTAATGCTCTTCGCCTGCCAGGGCAAACAATCGCCTCTAATTGTTCGCCGCGCCCCGAGAGCAAACAGCAAACCAAACGAAAAACAAACCAGCAAACCAACAAACCAACAAAGCGACCAAATAGCGACAAACAACGATATGCAAATGTTGTATATAAATTCGGCATGCAGCAGCTAAGCTGAAAAATATTGTTGTTAACATTATTTGGCCCCATGTTTATGCATATCTGCAGTGTTTGCAGTCCTGCTCCGCTCATCATGTCAACTGTTGTCCGACTTCGATGGCAGGGAACACGTGTAAATGCCATGTGTATTATATACACACCCCATATCCTATAGGATGTACCCTCTGGCCTTCATCGTGGGCATTGTCACACTTGTTGTTGGTGGTTTGCATGGCTTTGGTTTCgggttttttgggtttttggggcCGACATTACAATTCCAATTGCATTCGCAAAATTTgggcaatttaattttctggcAAATTTTCTGCTCATTTGTTGTCTGAAAgctcattaaaaatttgtttgtccCGGCACCGCTCCCCCCCAATTCAATATGCGAGGcattaaaatttcatattGTTAACTCGCCGgaataaaacataaattgataTGCAACTGTTGCGTGTGGGGGGCCCAAGAGCCGAATTTCCAGTAATAACATTAAAATGgccatgaaaaaatattgcCGCAGCTCGTAATTAAATCTATTGCAATTTGGGtgccaaacaaacaaatataaatggcataaattaaattgccaGTTAATTGAGGGAAAACTCTCCAGCACGGCGAGACAAtggaaaagttttaatttgattGCAGGCATGTTTCGCCGAAAAGtttgtgtttatttacgaGGAGACTTTCTAGATCCCACACCTTTCGCTATCCCCCAAAAAAGTCCAATTTAACCGTCTAGTCAATTATCAATCTCACATCAGTTCAGTGAATGACATGAAAAAAGCGCCACaatctgtttatttttaatccatTTAATGTTCATTGAACTTTACGCGCCAGCCCGCACTTTCCCAAGATGACAGCCCGACACCCACGACGTGTGTGACTGGAATCGAAAATCCACAACATCCAAATATCCCAGTATCCAAACATCCAAAAACCCGACTCCAAAGCGGGGCACAAAAGTTTGGCCCCTCCCCGCCGCCGAATAGGCAGTCAATTAATCTAGTTTAACCGGACTGGGAACCGAGTCAAACGGTCCGGGACCGGGTTGAACCGGGTCTGGGCTGCCGActccatcgccatcgccatctccatctccatctccggCTGCCTGGAACCTGCACTCCATGGAAAACTTGTTGACAGACTGTCAGGGCCCCAGACCAAGTCGACAACTCGACAGCCCGGCCCAAACTCAAACCGCATAGGCCACACTCGGCTTGGCACACTCGCAGGGCTGACGAAAAAAGGGGCTCCATAAAAATGAGGGGACAGCCCCTCTTCGCGGCAGGCCGACGGGGAAATGCCCTTGGGCGAAAGGTTGTCAGAGAAGTTATAAGGGGAACTTCAGAAAAACAAGGCAGGGTTAAAAAGGCTTTGATATATAGTTGAATTGCTGAATTTAgtgataaaaactaaataagtaataacaatttttcagtTCGATTAATGGACAACCTAATTCTTATAATGCAAAACTCAAGAATGAATGTTTACCAAGTATCTAAAAGTGTGATAGATACTTAAATGTGTAGATAGATGATGATAATGTCTACATTTGGTTAAAACTAATGATTTAAGCACTATATTTCCTTTcctataatatattataatgtttTCATTTCACTTACTGAGTATTTAGACAAAAAAACAAGCAAGCCatgtttattttatctatAAAAAATCACCAAAAATACTGACAAATGAAAATGTTGGGACATAAGTTCTTTAATTGGTTTTCTAAAACTAGTGATTTTAGTTCCTTTGTTACTAACTTATAATGGGCTTCTCAGTCTGGGTCGTTTGTTAGTAAAGTGAGTATTTAAAAAggaagccaaaaataaatctattaaattacACAATGATACATAAAGATTgaatttttgtaattaaaatatcatcaattgGTTTTCGAAATACCTATAGCTATTTCTTCTCTTATTTCGCACTGAAAGGGAATTTTTTCATCCCAACTACCTTTATTGCACGAGTATTTGAACAGGAAAACAATCCACGAATTGTATTCAATCAATCTTTTAATGTTCCCTAAAATAGGATTTATATATAGACGCATTGGACTGTTACATACTTACCTCCAGGACATATAATATCATCAACTGGCTTGCTAAAACTCATGATTCAATGAAATATTTCTCCTGCTTTTCCCACATTCTGAGTGCTTTTCACTGCAAGAGTATTTACCCGCCCAGCTATGCAGCTTGGGCTACTGTTTCTTTCCAAGCTTCTTGTTTGTGTGGCGTTTTTTCGCCAGGTCCCCGGCCGTGTACGAAACATGTTTCAATGACAAGCGacagctgcaacagcaacagcaacagcacagcagcagcagcaacagcacagcagcaacaccaacgacaacgacaacgtgttgttgctgcagtaGTTGTTGGCTTAAATGTTGGCTGACACTTCACGCACTAATTGCTCTGTGGAATTGTTTCTTTATTAACGTTTAATCGAATGTCAACCGAGCGACGTCAGCATCAGCAACTTGCTGGCATTGTTGCTGCTCACTGCGGCTGCTGCGAAAATTGAAATCTCTTAGCCTTTCTTGTTTCAGCCCGCCTTTTTACTGAATattttttccacaatttttgCAATGTCCGATTGGAGTGGTTTGCCTTGAGGAGAGCTTCGTGCAGTTGCCACATGTCTGATTTCATATCTGCGACTTCTGATGTTGCAGCTTCCTGGGAAGTGCGTGGAAATGTctcgcttttccgcttttccgctgATTGCAGCCGAGCTTTCAAGGCTGATTTGCAGCCACAGCTGATGCGGCTTAAATCAGCTGTTTGCTGGCTAAAGCCCGGCTTTGTAATCTTCGAGACACTTTCACTTTTAAGGTCGCCCCACCGCCTGGCCTGTGTCGCAATCGAACTCATATACATATCGCTGCGGTAGCTGTTTTATGAGTAGCCGCAAACGGGTTTCTCGCAAACAAAGTGGAAATGTTGGGCAAAAAACAAAGTCTAAAACGTGCCAATTACACTCGGCGAAAAATGGGGCAGAAAAGTTTCGAGAAAGTCTCATtaaattgctttttaattatggaACAATTTTCTAAAGggttattaatttaaaaaaattggaaGAATATTTTCACCATATCTAATAATagttttaaagatattatAGTCTTCTAATACTCAATTAAATGTCAACCTGTTGACTGTATATATTCAATAGAATTTTTGAAAACCTTAACAAAAATGCGTTTACAGGCTTGAgataaattaactaaataatattatatcatttataacttttaaacaAATCCAGTTACCTAAAATTTAAGCGAGAGTCATAGGTCAATaacagaaaaatgtatttattcacaaaacacaaaatttaaaatgggtTTAATTCTAGGACATGAATTCGACTCTTACGCCCTAGCaccattatttaattttctttgcaTACATATAAATAGATTTTCTTTTTGACAAGcgtttaaaaaagaattgttGTCAAAGTCTTCAACCAGATTAGCAGACTTAAtcttgtaaataaatacacaaaaaaggtAGACCTAAATTTATATGATTGCGGACAAGCTCTGTCCAAATAATTGTTAAACTCCATATTTTTACAagcttaaatacatttaatttagcTATGGAAAAGTTTGTTAAATTGCTGTTGCAGCTTTATCGCCATTTAATAGCAAAGCAATTGAATTAAATGTTGGAAAAGGCAAGAGTACCTACATAAATTCAGAACAATGAACTTAAGGTTTGATTTATGTGAGActttataaaagtaatttgTACTAAACAATATGAAGTGGCCAGTGCAGAGAGCTGCCGTCAACAGGGAGATTAAATTGGAGATTTATTGACTGTTTGTTTACCATATTAATCTGTATCtgcatttgtatctgtatctgcatttgtatctgtatctgcatctgtaaATGTATCCTTATCCATGTCTGACTAGGTTTGACCGCCACCTTTGCCCAGGAGCAGCGCGGAGGCTTCcgcggcagcaacagccagTTCCGCGTGGGTCCCGGCCATCCGCCCTCCCAGCGGCACCTGCCGCCCCGGAACCGCGATCCCGTCCAGGAGGCCTCCGTGGTGCCCAAGAGCAAGCAGTCCGATAAGGAGAAGGAGTACGAGCCCACCGAGGAGTGCCCCGAGCCCAATGGCTTCTATCCGGACAGCAAACAGTGCGACAAGTACTACGCCTGCCTGTAAGTGACCACAGAGCGCACCCCGgccacggggcgtatgcgcaatgctgGATGCCTAATCCCCTAGAATTCACCGCTTTGCAGGGACGGTGTGCCCACAGAGCGGCTCTGCGCCGATGGCATGGTCTTCAACGACTACTCGCCCATCGAGGAGAAGTGCGACCTGCCCTACAACATTGACTGCATGAAGCGGAGCAAGCTGCGTGAGTATCCCCAGCCACATCTGCTTAGTTTCTGGCTGCCCCTACGTATATACAGTGCTGTATATAAGGTTGGGGAACCCTCCTTTAAAATCAGCCCATAAGCGCGCTGCGTGCCCGCACTTATTTGCTCGTTACTTCTGGGCTGCGCTTTTTCTTAACTTGTTTATTATGCAAACGGCATGCGAGGCGGTTAACCCAAATTGTTGTCGTCAATAGGTCTTTGGTCTTGGCGGTGTTCTTTTTTCGGCGCTCCTCTggtgctttgtttttatttttggcctcTCAGCAGACTTGTTTTATTcgtgattttattatttccctCGTGCCATCGAGACTTTAAGCCGTGGGCATCAGGAATTGGCTTCCCGCAGCTTTAAACTTGCCGAgcgaatttcgaatttcgagTCAGACATGTGCCACGTGTGCAAGTAGAATCCCTCAAAACTTTCCCACAGAACACTTTATTAAAGTTTATCCTCCTGCCAACCGCCGTCGACTAAATTGCTGCCACTAAAACGATTTAAGCTTTCGCCAGGGGAAAGGActttaagaaattattttcactTAAAAGTTGCCACATTTTCGAGGGACGTctgaattataaaatattccagcacgttttagtttttaaataaattatttgccacCCATCAAAGCAATTAGTACACATTGTGCAGGCCCATTAGCAATTTCAATTACCTTTGTCTCCTGTTGACATATGACGCTGCCATGGCATATATGCGAGTTCTGTATGAGCTCCTATGTGCATACGCACCTGAATAAATGTGCTGGCCGAGAGTAATGTATTTACGGAAGTGCAGAAGGGTTTTTATGGCCAACGAAAGGTACACTTGCATTGGGGTGGACCAAAGAATAGAAACTTATTCTCGGACTTTAGTTTTGTAGATTTTGAAAAGCAGAATATGCATCCGAAAAATAAAGATTATCGTTTTAAGATGGAACACATTAAATTGTCCTTAAAAATTACTCGTACGACACGTAGCCAGtgggattttatttaaaaaaaaagttcttacatataaaataattgaaatatattttaacaaataaagaaGAGCAAGAAACAAATGATTCTTTGGTTAgactatataaaaataattttcttaaggCAACAGTACGTATGAGTGGTTAGTTTAGAAGAAATATCCCTACAATTAAGGACCACCCTAATGCGCATATATTTCATGATAAAACTGGACgacaaataaaaacttaaagatGCAAAGAGGGAATATCACTTGAAGTAAGCCCTTTGTGCTTttataaaactttaatttccaTTCCAGAAACGCCGCAACCTTCGCTCCACTGTCCCCGGAAGAACGGCTACTTTGGCCACGAGAAGCCCGGCATCTGCGACAAGTTCTACTTCTGCGTGGACGGCCAGTTCAACATGATCACCTGCCCGGCGGGCCTGGTCTTCAATCCCAAGACTGGCATCTGCGGCTGGCCTGACCAGGTGGGTGTCACCGGCTGCAAGTCGGAGGACGTCTTCGACTTCGAGTGCCCCAAGGTCAACGAGAGCATCGCGGTGACCCATCCGCGCTACGCCGATCCCAACGACTGCCAGTTCTTCTACGTCTGCGTCAACGGAGATCTCCCCAGGCGCAATGGCTGCAAGCTGGGACAGGCCTTCGACGAGGAGAAGGAGACATGCGACTGGGCACGCAAGGTTCCCGACTGGTAAGATATGGCTATCCTTAGTTTTGGAAAGTTACCGAAGGAACTCTAAAAATCTTGAAAGATCtctaatattttcaatatctTTACAGTGCCGACTGGTACAAGGACCGCCTGACTGACAAGGAGCTGGACGAGCTGGAGAACCCGAAGCCCAAGACGACGACCACCAAGAGGCCACCCCGCATCCGTGGCCAGCTGCGACGCAAGCCGCAGCCGAAGAAGGTggagccggaggaggaggaggaggaggcctgATCCCCGACTGCCTTAGTCTTAAGTGAATCCCCGCTGATTGTCACCATTAAAGGCGTGCCGGAGGTCTAACTATTGATCGCTTTACTGGGGCACTTGATGGCCATGATGACGGGCAATCCGCGGATGCCGGGGGAATTAGCCCTTCCACCGCCTGAAATCCCTTTCCGAATGTAATATGCATGGGAATTTGTGTGAGGAGCAGTTGATGTGGTGCCAAAACGACAGGATTTTATGCGCATCCAGTGTGCACAATCCGTGCACTCTGCATTGTCCCCTTAACCCATCTTGTCCCCCGTGCCCCCGTCCCCCCGCGTCCCTGACGCCCCTGTCCCCGTGACATGACGGAATCAATGCTCCTCCCTGCCCAGTTCTTTGCGAGAGTTGAGTTTTTCCCGTTGCCTGCAGCgcataaattcaatttgccgATGAGCGTgcacaaaagtatgcaacaaaatggCAACAACTCGatacagacacacacacacaagcgaACACAAGGATATTGGGTGTTTCATGGGCGGTGGGGTTTCCATTGCAGGGGGGGTGGTTCGGGCAACATGTGTATGACGTTTGGCAGACAAGAAGCATTCGATAAAACGCATTGAAATTGCATTGTGGAAATTGTGAGCAGTTGAATGGCGAGATTTACAGTGGCCATTGCCAGTGGAGGGAATGAAAGCTTCTAGGAAAAACTCCCCCCGGGGGAGGCGGCGGCTCTGGTCCTGATGAGGGGTGGGCAAAGGAAAATGCCGCTGAGAGCATCAATTCTTATTGTTTAAGCACTGACGTAAAATCTCAGCAAACGATGACATTTCCACTTGGCATTGTTCGAACGTTTgctcaaatttatttatgcattctCTCGATTGGGGGTAGTTATAAATGGATTTTCTGTCTAACTGGGTAACAGAACAATAAGATGACGTGACTAGAGCTTAGATTTCCATGGAAAAGGTTAATTGACCAGCTTCGGGCAGTCTGGTATTATGTTTTCCGAAGAATTATGCATCTCTGGGGCAAAAAAAGTTCTTCACAAATGTTTttggctaataattttttacaagtaagaaacatttttggtcaaagaatatattaatttattgcattaactttaagaaaaatttccttttctttggCTTTTATTCCAAGTACTAATGATTAGATCAAATCAATGTCCGACTTATCAATTTCATGTTAAGGTAAGTAGTGTTTTTGGTAAGATTAGCTTGATTAGGTGTAATTTCTGAATGCCATGTTAAGATTAGTGGTTGGTTAGTTCTAAGACAAAGTAAACATAAACTTAAGATTtctcaacaaaaaaatttaaccgGAACTTAGTTTCTGGTTAAGTGTTTTCAGTCAGGTGACACCTAgcattgatttttcaattcatttttCCAAAAAGCTATTTAACATGGCTTTGAGGAATCGGCCGTAACTCAAAGTTTGATTGTGAGTTTCAAAATCCCTTTGTGACAATGGGTTCTTTTGGCCCTCCTATGAATAGCAAATCCAATCTCTTCACGTACTTGCTTAGTCTGCGAAGGTCCGTCACGGCTTGACATGCCGATGGGCGCTCCGCTACTTCGGTGTTAATTAGCCACAGCTACGGGTCATCTAACCTCGACTTATGGCGGCTGCCAAAGGACATGGGCAAAGGACGTCGGCTGCCGAGCAGCTGGCTCTAATTAATCAACCAACACATACGCGTCCAAGGACCAAGGTACACACTTGTGAACCAACTCGGACCGGAAATGTCtccgtgctgctgctgtcaaTAATTTGGCACGTCCTGTGGCCCCCGGCCCTCGACCTCggcctcgtcctcgtccttgtCCTTGTGCCACCCATCGTGTCAACTCGACAATGAACCGCATCACCCACCTCCACACCTTTCCGGTTCAGAGGAGGTCCATCTAAAAAGCATTTCGTCGAACTCAGCGCCTACTTAATCAAGTGTAACATGGACATGTCCAGGCTCACCTGCCGTTTGACATATTGCGCGAAGTCCctgcacctcctcctcctcctcctggctgACCTTCAGCGTGCGCCCCTGTGTCCTGTGACCTGCCTCCCGGGGGACTCCCCTTGTGTGCCCATCTTCTTCGCCGGCCAGCGTGCGCTGCTATCAAATGTCAAATTTGACATAAACAAGTGTTTACATAATGACAACAACAATTTGCGTAATTGTCACCGGCATCCGAAGCAGACGATGGATACGCTGGAGCCCCTGTTCTGCTCCATCTACGACCCTGTCGAATGTTCAAACAGAGGGGCCCAGTGTCCTCGCTCGCCCCTCGATTGGGGTGCATTCCACTTGGATTTACGTACGTACATGGCCCTTCACCCTTCCGAGGTCGCCGCACGGGAATACTCGAAATGTTTGGCAGCACTGATTAATTGATGGGTGTGTGCGATGCCTTTCAAGGATCGAGATGGGAAAGAATGTAGAACAAAATGTCATATCTCAAAGTCaagtttttatgtttaaatacTTGTATTTGTGGCAAGGAAGTATTGTAAAAGTATCTTTTGCCTTTAATATCAAAGATGTTCGTAAAGCTCTTTACTTTTTAACATAATTTTGACctctaataatatt
This window contains:
- the LOC108033710 gene encoding protein obstructor-E, with amino-acid sequence MSANEMAFVKICIFALALAVGLTATFAQEQRGGFRGSNSQFRVGPGHPPSQRHLPPRNRDPVQEASVVPKSKQSDKEKEYEPTEECPEPNGFYPDSKQCDKYYACLDGVPTERLCADGMVFNDYSPIEEKCDLPYNIDCMKRSKLQTPQPSLHCPRKNGYFGHEKPGICDKFYFCVDGQFNMITCPAGLVFNPKTGICGWPDQVGVTGCKSEDVFDFECPKVNESIAVTHPRYADPNDCQFFYVCVNGDLPRRNGCKLGQAFDEEKETCDWARKVPDCADWYKDRLTDKELDELENPKPKTTTTKRPPRIRGQLRRKPQPKKVEPEEEEEEA
- the LOC127010637 gene encoding uncharacterized protein LOC127010637, whose protein sequence is MEQNRGSSQRTLAGEEDGHTRGVPREAGHRTQGRTLKVSQEEEEEVQGLRAICQTADGPPLNRKGVEVGDAVHCRVDTMGGTRTRTRTRPRSRAGGHRTCQIIDSSSTETFPVRVGSQVCTLVLGRVCVG